AACCGTGACGAGCTACCTGAAATCGCTGATAAATACGATGTAATGGGTATTCCAAGTTTATTAATTTTCCAAAACGGTGAAAAATTAGCCCACTTACATAGTGCGAACGCTAAAACACCTCAACAAGTTACAGAGTTTTTAGCTGCTCAACAATAATACATCGTAACAAACGTAAAAATAGTATGCTGGGTATCCCTTGGCATACTATTTTTTCTTCTATATCAATCAAAAACAAACACCTTATTAAAAACACGTACATAATAAAGCGTATTTTGGAAGGGAGATAATAATGAAACAGCATTTGTCATTACAAGGCACATCACAATACGATACATCCATCGCAGCTCATTATCGTAACTCTGCCTGTGGACCGACAACAGTCCATGTCATCCTAAAGTACTTTGATCCTTTAGCTCCATCGGTAAATGACCTTTACCAAATCCTAGGTAGCACCAAAGTTGGTTTGTTTAAATGGCGTTTAATTACTAACCTTCGAAAGCTGTTACCAACATGGGATATACGCAATTGCACATTAAAAGAGGCGCTGCAAGAAATTGACGCAGGTCGCCCCGTAGCAATGCGCTTTGACCGTTATTTTAGCCTACAATGGTTTGATAAAAAATCAACCTTTGCCTACCATTGGGTACCACTTATTGGCTATGAAGTGCAAGCTGATAAGCTATTGTTAATTTTCCACGATAACGGAGGAAACAATCGCGACAGTCAAATCCGTAGTGCTCTATTTCATCAAAATAAAAACGTGTTACGCTTCGTTAAAATAGCGCCTAACTAAGGGCATACAATGAACGTGCTTGCTTCGCAATAAGTGTAAAGCCACGTTCCTCTATTGCATTAATTGTCTGGTGCTCATAGTTTGGTACTGCTAAATGGGCAAAGTCCGCTTCAATCTGTACATTCGTTTGTATCGTTGCAAGTTCGTGTGATAACTTCAACATATCCAGATTGTCTTTAATTTTGGTACGCTGACCAGGCTTTAAGTCCTCTAAGGAAGCGATCACATTATCAATCGAGCCATACATTTGTATAAGTGTCAGTGCCTGCTTAGGCCCAATTCCTTTAACTCCTGGGTAGCCATCACTCGTATCCCCCATAAACGCTTTTACTTGCGCAAATTGAATTGGCTCTATACCATATTCTTCTTTAAAGCGTGTATGTGTATAAAGATCATATTCAGTGTAACCTTTTTTTGTAAAAGCAATTTGCGTTGTCGGCGTGAGCAATTGTAATAAATCCTTATCCCCACTAATAACCGTAATATCAGCTTCATCCTGCCACTTCGTAATCATCGAGCCGATTACATCATCCGCCTCCATACCGACAACGCCAAAATTTTGCCATCCGATATGTTGAGCTAAATTTTTAGCCATATCAAATTGAGGAAGCATTTCCTCTGGCGGTGCTGGGCGGTTAGCTTTATAGCCATCATATAATTCATTGCGGAATGTTTGTGCCCCCATATCCCAGCAAATAGCTAAATGTGTTGGTTGCATAATAGATTGCGCCGTCAACACATGGCGCACAAATCCTTGCGCACCATTCGTTGGTGTGCCGTCCTTTAATCGAATAAAATGCCCCATTGCTGCTGATGCAAAAAAAGAACGAAATAACAACGCCATACCATCAACAATGAGTAATTTTGGTTTTGTAGTCATAATAAAAATCCTCTCTTATCTATTATTCTATTATAACAGTTTAAGGTGTCAGGCACCCAAACAATTTAGATGTGCCCGCAGAAAGCGTCCACCCGTAGCAAAACAGACTATGGAGTAGCTCCATAGCCTGCCTTTTCTTTCCTTGATATACGATTGCGATGATCCAATTGAATGCCAGTTAGCCATTGCAAAAATGCAGTAACCCCCGTTTTCACCGTTTCTAAGCGAAGTTCATTTTGTTTTGGATCAGGATAAATAAAGTCAATATGACGTACACCTTCATTTTCACCAATGAGCTTTAAAATATCAAATAATTCATAGGCCGTTAATCCACCAGGTGTAGCAGCAGGTACATCTGGGGCAAACGTAATATCCAATGCATCTAAATCCACGGATACATAAATTCTATCTACCTCATACATAAGCTGACGTAGCATTTCACGGATAGTCAACTGGATACCATCACGTCGCATCTGCTTTAACGTAATCATATGAATTCCTTGTTCACGAGCATAATAAATCATTTCTGGTGAATTAAAAAAGCCATGCAAGCCTACGTTATAAATATGTTTCCCTTCTACAACGCCTGATGCGATTAGTTGATGAATCGGTGAATTCATAGCTAAACCTATATCTTCTTGATTTCTTGCATCTAAATGCGTATCAAGTTGAATAATGCCAATTCGCTCATTCGGAAAAGCATTTTTAATCCCTCTTAATGAACAAGCCGTGATTGCATGGTCACCACCAATCAGGCAAGTGAAGCTTTTTTGATAAGCGATACTTAAGTTTTCAGCAGCTGCCTCAATAGCAGATTCCGAAAGCATACGATTGGTCGAGTCGATTGCCACGTCTCCAATATCAACAATTGCTAATGAACGCAAATCTACTTGTTCATCTAAATTATAGGATTGAAAGCTCGACCACGCTTTCCGAAAAGCAGTAGGATACTGTGCTTTTTTCATTGGATCGCTCGCATAAGATAATAAGGCGCCATAGACAATAATATCTACATCATTTGCATGTGGGTTTTGCTTTTGCTTAATCCACTGATGCATGCCTGAGCCGTTTTCTTGTTTCCATTGCCATTCAGGTTGGATAAACATCTTAACCTACCACCTTCACACCTTTTTTCCAAACCTTTTTCACATGATTTACACCAAAAATATAATGTAACTTTTGATGATTATGGACATCCCACAGCACTAAATCAGCTTGTTTTCCAATTTCGATAGAGCCTACGTAATCTTCAATTTGCAATGCACAAGCCGCATTATAGGTAGCAGCACATAAGCTTTCTGCCGGCGTCATTTTCATTGTGATGCATGCTAAGTTCATAACAAGTGGCAGCGAAATTGTTGGCGAAGAACCTGGATTACAATCAGTCGAAATCGCTACAGGTACACCTGCGTCAATAATAGCTCGGGCACGTGCTGGTTTTTCACCTAAATATAATGCTGTTGCTGGTAATAAGCATGCAATTACGCCCGATTTAGCAAGTTCTTCAATACCTTCATCCGACACTTTTAATAAATGCTCAGCAGAAATAGCACCTACTCTTGCCGCAACATGCGCACCTTGATTTTCTTCAATTTCATCGGCATGTATTTTAGGTATAAGCCCACGTGCCTTGCCAGCCAATAAAATACGTTCTGCTTGCTCGGGTGTAAAGACATCGACTTCACAAAATACATCAATGAATTTTGCAAGCTTTTCTTCCACCACCGCAGGAATCATCTCATTAATAACTAAGTTAACAAAGTGCTCTGGGTTTTCTCGATATTCTTCTGGTACTGCATGTGCGCCCATAAAGGTCGGCACAATGTCCATCGGATGCTTATTTTGCAATCGTTGCATAACCCGTAATTGTTTTAACTCGTTTTCTAAGTCTAAGCCATAGCCACTTTTACTTTCTAACGTCGTAACACCATGTTGTAAAAATAAGTCCAAGCGTCTCGTCGTCTGATTGAAAATATGTTCTTCTGTCAACGAGCGCATTTTTCGGGTTGTTGCATGGATGCCTCCCCCAGCATTCATAATGTCCATATAGCTCGCGCCTTCTAAACGCATCTCAAATTCATGTTCACGACTTCCACCAAAAACAACATGGGTATGGGGATCAATCAAACCGGGCGTGACAATTTTCCCTGTAGCATCCACAATCTCCGCTTCCTCTGCACGGGGTAAATATTTTAGTATCATTTCTCGTGTTGTACCAAGATCTTGAATCACACCATCTTCAAGCCAAACACTTCCGCCTTCAATAATAGCAAGCTCTCGCATTTCTTCTCGTACTCGCGGTCCTTTCTTGTCACTCGCAAGTGTTACTAATTGAGAAATATTTTGAATCCAAATTGGCTTTTGTTGCTTGTCCTTCATCCCTAACTCCCCTTTGTCTATGTATAACCCTGTCCGTTAAATGCACTTTTCATTACTATGATTCCTTCACTAAAATCGTGAACACGCATAGTCATTCTAAAGCAGTCCTATAGTAAGGTACTTACATCTTCGTCACGCCCCGCGCAATTCCCTCTTATTGTCTTAAAATTTCTATAAAACCTAACATCCAGCGAGTTAGTTTCAGCACGCTTAATGACCACGTAGAGTAGAGGCTAAATTTTGAACCAAGCCAAATAAAAAAGCAATAACACTCTATTCAGAAATGTTATTGCTTACATAGCATTGCTACCTCATACATGGAATAGCTTTGGAAATCATAGTCTCTTTGCAATTCTTGATAATATTGCAAAAGCTCCTCAAGCATCGCTAAATTTTTATCAATATGTCTTCCAAAATTATGCGGATGCCACCACAAATGATAAAAAGCCCCTTCCTTCGCAGCAGCAAGCATCCCTTCTTTGATTCGTTGTATCTTGCGATGCTCAAATGCACGTAAAATACTACTAT
This DNA window, taken from Lysinibacillus sp. FSL M8-0337, encodes the following:
- a CDS encoding C39 family peptidase, whose translation is MKQHLSLQGTSQYDTSIAAHYRNSACGPTTVHVILKYFDPLAPSVNDLYQILGSTKVGLFKWRLITNLRKLLPTWDIRNCTLKEALQEIDAGRPVAMRFDRYFSLQWFDKKSTFAYHWVPLIGYEVQADKLLLIFHDNGGNNRDSQIRSALFHQNKNVLRFVKIAPN
- a CDS encoding 5'-3' exonuclease, coding for MTTKPKLLIVDGMALLFRSFFASAAMGHFIRLKDGTPTNGAQGFVRHVLTAQSIMQPTHLAICWDMGAQTFRNELYDGYKANRPAPPEEMLPQFDMAKNLAQHIGWQNFGVVGMEADDVIGSMITKWQDEADITVISGDKDLLQLLTPTTQIAFTKKGYTEYDLYTHTRFKEEYGIEPIQFAQVKAFMGDTSDGYPGVKGIGPKQALTLIQMYGSIDNVIASLEDLKPGQRTKIKDNLDMLKLSHELATIQTNVQIEADFAHLAVPNYEHQTINAIEERGFTLIAKQARSLYALS
- a CDS encoding agmatinase family protein gives rise to the protein MFIQPEWQWKQENGSGMHQWIKQKQNPHANDVDIIVYGALLSYASDPMKKAQYPTAFRKAWSSFQSYNLDEQVDLRSLAIVDIGDVAIDSTNRMLSESAIEAAAENLSIAYQKSFTCLIGGDHAITACSLRGIKNAFPNERIGIIQLDTHLDARNQEDIGLAMNSPIHQLIASGVVEGKHIYNVGLHGFFNSPEMIYYAREQGIHMITLKQMRRDGIQLTIREMLRQLMYEVDRIYVSVDLDALDITFAPDVPAATPGGLTAYELFDILKLIGENEGVRHIDFIYPDPKQNELRLETVKTGVTAFLQWLTGIQLDHRNRISRKEKAGYGATP
- the hutI gene encoding imidazolonepropionase; its protein translation is MKDKQQKPIWIQNISQLVTLASDKKGPRVREEMRELAIIEGGSVWLEDGVIQDLGTTREMILKYLPRAEEAEIVDATGKIVTPGLIDPHTHVVFGGSREHEFEMRLEGASYMDIMNAGGGIHATTRKMRSLTEEHIFNQTTRRLDLFLQHGVTTLESKSGYGLDLENELKQLRVMQRLQNKHPMDIVPTFMGAHAVPEEYRENPEHFVNLVINEMIPAVVEEKLAKFIDVFCEVDVFTPEQAERILLAGKARGLIPKIHADEIEENQGAHVAARVGAISAEHLLKVSDEGIEELAKSGVIACLLPATALYLGEKPARARAIIDAGVPVAISTDCNPGSSPTISLPLVMNLACITMKMTPAESLCAATYNAACALQIEDYVGSIEIGKQADLVLWDVHNHQKLHYIFGVNHVKKVWKKGVKVVG